A genomic stretch from Rubripirellula reticaptiva includes:
- a CDS encoding di-heme oxidoredictase family protein translates to MQRRYSILAGTVWTLSMALLPVCDAASPISIEQGRQLFQKSWSPGNPAISSDGLGPLFNGQSCVACHNQGGVGGGGEAEFNAHTIGIEELSIVGGPVDDDVVKRMVSTFHPGFVLGDGTVINTLAMSHHGGSSAFSQGRADFLKQLPAEFSSHGGPVSASETRFATATPVLFHKEVGNYQMSLRARLYQRNTTALYGAGLINQVPESAIRLAAKKQEGHPEISGRPATLRSGKIGRFGWRANVASLVEFTDQACANEVGLETKRKPQPADPMMPGYRNSGIDISDEQIEAMRDFMAALPAPTRAIPSESKKRIEAERGEQLFASVGCAVCHLPSIGPANQIYSDLLLHDMGYELIDLNHAEPYIVRTTPQSRISLSSNERVTGTQMVGGYYGPASQISVDDVFSTSKTGDFSRSNRIRIGRPLKRGFNFVAPNVPEARMQLVDLDSKDTLTSNTFKQEAYDSNRGRVDNATVTREQLIRETLYVRVHFEPTNFNQEWRTPPLWGVRDSAPYMHDGRAETLLESISMHGGESAGTRDRFLQLSLSDRHAIIAFLNTLVAPPNAPQMAM, encoded by the coding sequence TTGCAACGTCGCTATTCGATACTAGCGGGGACGGTCTGGACGCTCTCGATGGCGTTATTACCCGTCTGCGATGCGGCTTCGCCGATCAGTATCGAGCAAGGACGCCAGTTGTTTCAGAAGAGTTGGTCGCCGGGCAATCCCGCGATCAGCAGTGATGGACTGGGCCCCTTGTTCAATGGGCAATCATGCGTGGCCTGTCACAATCAAGGCGGTGTGGGTGGCGGTGGCGAGGCTGAATTCAACGCTCACACAATCGGTATCGAAGAATTGAGCATTGTTGGTGGGCCGGTTGATGATGATGTTGTCAAAAGGATGGTCAGCACGTTTCATCCTGGATTCGTGCTTGGTGACGGCACAGTCATCAATACTCTAGCGATGTCGCACCACGGTGGTTCGTCAGCATTTTCTCAAGGTCGTGCTGATTTTCTGAAACAGTTGCCAGCGGAGTTTAGTAGTCACGGTGGTCCGGTCAGTGCATCCGAAACTCGTTTTGCAACGGCGACGCCTGTGTTGTTCCACAAGGAAGTCGGCAACTATCAGATGTCCCTTCGCGCTCGCCTTTATCAACGCAACACGACGGCGCTGTATGGAGCCGGTTTGATCAATCAGGTTCCCGAATCGGCGATCCGACTGGCCGCAAAGAAACAGGAGGGCCATCCAGAAATCAGTGGTCGGCCGGCGACGCTTCGCAGTGGAAAGATCGGGCGTTTTGGTTGGCGTGCCAATGTGGCGTCGCTGGTCGAGTTCACGGATCAAGCATGTGCAAACGAAGTTGGACTTGAAACCAAACGCAAGCCACAACCGGCTGACCCGATGATGCCGGGTTATCGAAACTCGGGAATCGATATTTCTGACGAACAGATCGAGGCAATGAGAGATTTTATGGCAGCGCTGCCGGCGCCGACGCGAGCCATCCCGAGCGAATCGAAAAAGCGGATCGAAGCTGAGCGAGGCGAGCAACTATTTGCATCGGTGGGCTGTGCGGTGTGTCACTTGCCATCGATTGGGCCGGCCAACCAGATCTACAGCGACTTGTTGCTGCATGACATGGGCTATGAACTGATCGACTTGAATCACGCCGAACCCTATATCGTTCGAACGACTCCCCAATCACGTATCTCGCTTTCTAGCAATGAGCGAGTTACTGGCACACAAATGGTGGGTGGCTATTATGGACCGGCAAGCCAGATCAGTGTCGACGATGTCTTTTCGACTTCGAAAACCGGAGATTTCTCGAGAAGCAATCGAATCCGAATCGGGCGGCCCTTAAAGAGGGGATTTAATTTTGTCGCGCCGAACGTGCCCGAAGCTCGAATGCAGTTGGTTGATCTCGATTCTAAGGACACTCTTACTAGCAATACGTTCAAGCAGGAAGCTTATGACTCGAATCGAGGGCGCGTGGACAACGCCACGGTCACGCGAGAGCAATTGATCCGTGAAACGCTGTACGTGCGAGTCCATTTCGAGCCGACGAATTTTAACCAAGAATGGCGTACCCCACCGCTTTGGGGTGTTCGCGATTCGGCGCCTTACATGCACGATGGTCGGGCCGAAACGTTGCTCGAGTCGATCTCCATGCACGGTGGCGAATCGGCTGGCACTCGAGACCGTTTCTTGCAGCTTTCTCTGTCCGATCGGCATGCGATCATTGCGTTTCTCAACACGCTGGTTGCTCCGCCGAACGCGCCTCAGATGGCGATGTAG
- a CDS encoding nucleoside deaminase produces the protein MHTSTNLASVRSSTLSHWMKVALQKGKQGVQRGERPFGAAIYRLTGEEVAVTCNTVFSTNNPAAHAEVNAITQACQSLGKTKLSDCWLLATAEPCPMCLSTAALAGIRFIAFGATQAVVKEAGYGDLGLTGREFAKQLTTDLILQGPVLGNECVSFLLNNRKRDQLG, from the coding sequence ATGCACACTTCTACCAATCTTGCCTCGGTCCGCAGTTCCACTTTATCGCACTGGATGAAGGTGGCTTTGCAGAAGGGCAAGCAAGGTGTGCAACGCGGCGAACGTCCGTTCGGAGCAGCAATCTACCGATTGACCGGAGAAGAAGTCGCGGTGACTTGCAATACAGTTTTCTCGACCAACAATCCGGCGGCGCACGCAGAGGTGAATGCGATCACACAGGCATGCCAGTCTTTGGGTAAAACGAAGCTCTCAGACTGCTGGCTACTTGCAACCGCCGAACCATGTCCGATGTGCCTTTCGACTGCGGCACTTGCGGGAATCCGCTTCATTGCGTTCGGTGCGACGCAAGCGGTTGTGAAGGAAGCTGGCTACGGTGATCTCGGATTGACCGGCCGCGAGTTCGCTAAACAACTCACCACGGACTTGATACTTCAAGGTCCAGTTCTTGGCAATGAATGCGTTTCATTCCTGCTAAACAATCGAAAACGTGATCAGCTTGGCTAG
- a CDS encoding DUF1328 domain-containing protein gives MLGWAMTFLIFALIAGVLGFGVVAGTAAWIAKVLFVVFIVLFIIGLVMGRRGPIA, from the coding sequence ATGTTAGGCTGGGCTATGACTTTCTTAATTTTTGCTTTGATCGCTGGTGTGCTCGGCTTCGGCGTCGTCGCTGGCACCGCAGCCTGGATCGCAAAAGTGCTGTTCGTTGTCTTCATTGTGTTGTTCATCATCGGGTTGGTAATGGGCCGTCGCGGCCCCATTGCATAA
- a CDS encoding sigma-54-dependent transcriptional regulator, which produces MPSVLVIDDDRSILALAQKTLSAIADVETAATAAEGLDKLRGGDFDTVLLDIQLPDQNGLAVYCEIREFDRRIPVVFMTIEAASSTAIEAMQLGAFDYIGKPLSVEPLRDLIEKAIEQRQISSVPVAISADDQSADTAGELFIGRAPAMLDVFKAIGKVSKQDVPILIRGESGTGKELVARALYQYSHRGDETFLAVNCAALPDSLLESELFGHEKGSFTGAESRRIGKFEQCNGGTLFLDEIGDMAATVQAKVLRVLQEQRFERVGGNKELTTDCRIIAATNRPLEQMVEDGEYREDLLYRLNGVTIELPPLRERLSDVPALIQFFMSQAKKEFNKPDLEGLSPEAVELFKAYDWPGNVRQLRAVIRRCVLDTVMPVITPDGLPVEVTKGRSSAVPVVRENSAGAGLPELVKRLLEENSTDVYAQANEYMEKYVITEVLKSTDGNQSQAAEILGITRGKLRDRISTYSISLTSNVQVG; this is translated from the coding sequence ATGCCGAGTGTCCTGGTTATCGACGACGACCGATCCATCCTTGCCCTTGCCCAAAAAACGCTATCTGCGATTGCCGATGTAGAGACCGCTGCGACAGCCGCGGAAGGACTTGACAAGCTTCGTGGTGGCGATTTTGACACGGTTCTATTGGACATTCAGCTTCCTGACCAAAATGGGCTGGCTGTCTACTGTGAGATCCGTGAGTTTGATCGACGCATCCCAGTTGTTTTTATGACCATCGAAGCAGCCAGCAGCACGGCGATCGAAGCGATGCAGCTTGGCGCGTTCGACTACATCGGAAAACCGCTTTCGGTCGAGCCGCTACGCGACTTGATCGAGAAGGCGATCGAACAGAGGCAAATCAGCAGCGTTCCGGTCGCGATTAGCGCCGACGACCAGTCTGCGGATACGGCGGGTGAGCTGTTCATTGGTCGCGCACCTGCCATGCTGGACGTTTTTAAGGCAATTGGAAAAGTCAGCAAACAGGACGTTCCGATTTTGATCCGTGGCGAAAGCGGCACAGGCAAAGAACTTGTTGCTCGCGCACTTTATCAGTACAGCCATCGCGGTGACGAAACCTTCCTGGCCGTCAACTGTGCTGCGTTGCCGGACAGCTTGTTGGAAAGTGAACTGTTTGGCCATGAGAAGGGATCATTTACAGGAGCCGAGTCTCGACGCATCGGTAAGTTCGAGCAGTGCAACGGAGGGACATTGTTCTTGGATGAAATCGGCGATATGGCCGCGACGGTTCAAGCCAAGGTACTGCGGGTCTTGCAAGAGCAGCGATTCGAGCGAGTCGGTGGCAACAAGGAACTGACGACAGATTGCCGAATCATCGCGGCAACGAATCGGCCGCTCGAACAAATGGTCGAGGACGGTGAATATCGAGAAGACCTTTTGTATCGGCTCAACGGAGTCACAATCGAATTGCCGCCGTTGCGCGAACGGCTCAGCGATGTGCCAGCGCTAATTCAGTTTTTTATGTCGCAAGCCAAAAAGGAATTCAACAAGCCAGACTTAGAAGGATTGTCGCCCGAGGCAGTCGAACTATTCAAAGCATATGACTGGCCCGGTAACGTACGACAACTTCGAGCCGTCATTCGGCGATGTGTTCTCGATACGGTGATGCCCGTCATCACGCCCGATGGTCTGCCAGTCGAAGTAACCAAGGGCAGGTCTAGTGCCGTCCCGGTGGTCCGAGAAAATTCCGCAGGCGCTGGACTACCCGAACTCGTCAAACGTTTGCTCGAAGAAAACTCAACCGACGTCTACGCACAAGCGAACGAGTATATGGAGAAGTACGTGATCACCGAGGTGTTGAAGTCTACCGATGGTAACCAGAGTCAAGCCGCCGAAATCTTGGGCATCACCCGAGGGAAGCTGCGCGATCGTATCTCGACGTACAGCATTTCGCTGACCAGCAACGTGCAAGTCGGTTAA
- a CDS encoding SPFH domain-containing protein: protein MSNQSSPQSSPSNTKNAALVHPERLVVPSSGWPGLVVALGLMLLGLLLLISGVVLENGFIAVLGIAMIPIGFVSLFGLMAIAPNDSRVLLLFGEYRGTVKESGFFWVNPFLSKKRVSLRIRNFETGTTSTPETKDAAGTVVQAKSRSASRPSKVNDKDGNPIEISAVVVWRVTDTAEALFEVDDYVHFVEVQSEAALRNLATRYPYDSEDHEESLRGSTDAICTMLRDDIQERLETAGVQVIEARISHLAYAAEIASAMLQRQQAGAVVAARTKIVDGAVGMVDMALAHLKRDNIVELTDDQRATLVSNLLVVLCSDRHTQPVVQAGS, encoded by the coding sequence ATGTCCAATCAATCCTCTCCTCAATCTTCTCCGTCGAACACAAAAAACGCCGCCTTGGTTCACCCGGAACGTTTGGTCGTTCCGAGTTCGGGTTGGCCTGGACTGGTGGTTGCTCTCGGTCTGATGTTGCTAGGCTTGTTGTTGTTGATTTCTGGAGTCGTTTTGGAAAACGGATTCATTGCGGTCTTGGGCATCGCGATGATCCCAATCGGTTTCGTCAGCCTATTCGGGTTGATGGCGATCGCTCCGAATGATTCTCGCGTCCTACTGCTGTTCGGCGAGTACCGCGGCACTGTAAAAGAGTCCGGTTTCTTCTGGGTCAACCCATTCCTTTCTAAAAAACGTGTCAGCCTGCGGATTCGCAATTTTGAAACGGGAACGACCTCGACGCCTGAAACAAAAGACGCTGCAGGAACCGTCGTGCAAGCGAAGTCACGATCAGCCAGCCGGCCGTCAAAAGTGAATGACAAAGACGGCAATCCTATTGAAATTTCGGCGGTCGTCGTGTGGCGAGTCACCGACACAGCCGAAGCTCTGTTCGAAGTTGACGACTACGTTCACTTCGTCGAAGTTCAAAGCGAAGCAGCACTGCGGAACTTGGCAACTCGCTACCCCTACGACAGCGAAGACCACGAAGAGTCGCTTCGCGGCAGCACCGACGCGATCTGCACGATGCTCCGTGACGACATCCAAGAACGGCTTGAAACGGCTGGTGTCCAGGTCATCGAAGCCCGAATCAGCCACCTTGCCTACGCTGCCGAAATCGCATCCGCGATGTTGCAGCGCCAACAAGCCGGTGCCGTCGTTGCAGCTCGGACAAAGATCGTTGATGGTGCGGTCGGCATGGTTGATATGGCCCTTGCCCACCTCAAACGCGACAACATTGTCGAACTCACCGACGACCAACGGGCAACGCTGGTTTCGAATCTGCTAGTCGTCCTTTGCAGCGATCGACACACCCAGCCTGTGGTCCAGGCTGGATCGTAG
- a CDS encoding TIGR03032 family protein, translated as MPDLETLPPLRSVHTSNVPEILDHFGISVMVTTYQAGRLVMLRSQNGLLNTHFRSFDKPMGLAVGEHRLAVGAATSIWEFHDLPAVSEKLDAKANAGAEHPVQHDACFLPRATHWTGDIQIHEMAWVGHGADADLWAVNTRFSCLCRRSDRYSFEPIWRPRFIDQYIPADCCHLNGLAMRDGEVRYVTALGETSDAGGWRTNKRDGGILIDMRADEVIARGLSMPHSPRWYRDRLWVLQSGLGEIGYVDAASGGYESVASLPGFTRGLSFVGPLAFIGLSQIRESAVFGGIPIADRELADRVCGVWVVNIESGETVGFVKFEDAVQEIFAVEVLPARYPELVNDDKDLIAGSFELPDAMLADVPPDLHSE; from the coding sequence ATGCCGGATTTGGAAACTTTGCCGCCACTTCGCAGTGTTCATACGTCGAATGTGCCGGAGATCCTTGATCATTTTGGGATCTCGGTAATGGTCACGACCTATCAGGCTGGTCGGCTTGTGATGTTGAGATCTCAAAACGGTTTGTTGAACACGCACTTTCGATCGTTTGATAAGCCGATGGGGCTGGCGGTCGGCGAACACCGACTGGCAGTTGGTGCGGCAACCAGTATTTGGGAATTCCATGACCTGCCGGCCGTCAGTGAAAAGCTGGATGCAAAGGCAAACGCGGGTGCCGAGCATCCCGTACAGCATGATGCGTGCTTTTTGCCTCGGGCTACACACTGGACCGGCGATATCCAGATCCACGAAATGGCTTGGGTTGGACATGGAGCCGATGCTGACCTTTGGGCCGTCAATACTCGGTTCAGTTGCCTGTGCCGGCGAAGTGATCGATATAGTTTCGAACCGATTTGGCGACCTCGTTTTATCGACCAGTACATCCCAGCGGACTGTTGCCATTTGAATGGCTTGGCGATGCGAGATGGCGAGGTTCGCTACGTCACCGCGCTTGGCGAAACCAGTGATGCCGGTGGTTGGCGCACCAACAAACGCGATGGGGGCATTTTGATCGATATGCGTGCCGACGAAGTGATCGCGCGAGGGCTCTCGATGCCGCATTCGCCGCGATGGTATCGCGATCGATTGTGGGTGCTGCAGTCGGGACTGGGCGAGATCGGGTACGTTGATGCGGCATCTGGTGGATACGAATCGGTTGCGTCGCTTCCGGGGTTCACCCGGGGCTTATCGTTTGTCGGGCCGTTGGCGTTCATCGGGTTGTCGCAAATCCGAGAGTCGGCTGTGTTTGGCGGCATCCCGATTGCCGATCGCGAGCTTGCCGACCGAGTCTGCGGCGTTTGGGTCGTCAATATTGAAAGCGGCGAGACGGTGGGCTTTGTGAAATTCGAAGACGCGGTGCAGGAGATCTTTGCGGTCGAAGTTTTGCCGGCGCGTTACCCCGAACTAGTTAACGATGACAAAGATCTGATTGCGGGTTCATTCGAGTTGCCCGACGCAATGCTTGCCGACGTACCACCGGATCTTCACAGCGAATGA